In Astatotilapia calliptera chromosome 16, fAstCal1.2, whole genome shotgun sequence, one genomic interval encodes:
- the LOC113007643 gene encoding C-type lectin domain family 4 member E-like isoform X2, producing the protein MEEIYLKPDNRTSSTNHRGRRSSKRSFCLVGILSLCLLGAFLLARLITFGISYHNCLHDSADHLPEIKKQLSSMTEERDLLTEKTKELRTLLCLSNQYKTCPVGWSKFNHRCYLQSERSDSWDAARKNCTDEEADLIVIDSPEEETFLSTIINEETWIGLNDKEQEGTWRWVDGTPPTLMYWASSQPDDGGVEDCAYVRNHGKNSWMDFRCSASFHWICEKTLNCKKTCSGGWSEFNCSCYIRSQSSGSWDAARKDCRDRGADLVVVDSPEEQSLAWFD; encoded by the exons ATGGAGGAAATATATTTGAAACCTGATAACCGAACATCTTCAACAAATCACAGGG gTCGAAGGAGCTCTAAGAGGAGTTTCTGTTTAGTTGGTATTCTCTCTCTTTGCCTGTTGGGTGCTTTCCTGCTGGCTAGACTGATCACTTTTGGTATTTCCT ATCATAACTGCTTACATGATTCAGCTGATCATCTGccagaaataaagaaacaactTTCTTCAATGACTGAGGAGAGAGACCTGCTGACTGAAAAGACCAAAGAGCTGAGAACGCTGCTATGTTTGTCCAATCAGT ACAAAACATGTCCTGTAGGATGGAGCAAGTTCAATCATAGATGCTATCTCCAATCGGAAAGGTCTGATTCGTGGGATGCAGCCAGAAAGAACTGTACAGACGAAGAAGCCGATCTGATAGTCATTGACAGCCCCGAAGAAGAG ACTTTCCTCTCTACAATCATCAATGAAGAAACTTGGATTGGTTTGAATGACAAAGAACAGGAGGGAACATGGAGATGGGTAGATGGTACTCCACCGACTCTGAT GTACTGGGCATCGAGTCAACCTGATGATGGTGGAGTTGAGGACTGTGCTTATGTCAGGAATCACGGCAAAAATTCTTGGATGGACTTTCGATGTTCAGCTTCTTTTCATTGGATCTGTGAAAAAACACTAAACTGCA AAAAGACATGTTCTGGAGGATGGAGCGAGTTCAACTGTAGCTGCTATATCCGGTCTCAAAGCTCTGGTTCCTGGGATGCAGCCAGAAAGGACTGCAGAGACAGAGGAGCAGACCTGGTGGTTGTTGACAGCCCTGAAGAACAG AGTTTGGCTTGGTTTGACTGA
- the LOC113007643 gene encoding C-type mannose receptor 2-like isoform X1 gives MEEIYLKPDNRTSSTNHRGRRSSKRSFCLVGILSLCLLGAFLLARLITFGISYHNCLHDSADHLPEIKKQLSSMTEERDLLTEKTKELRTLLCLSNQYKTCPVGWSKFNHRCYLQSERSDSWDAARKNCTDEEADLIVIDSPEEETFLSTIINEETWIGLNDKEQEGTWRWVDGTPPTLMYWASSQPDDGGVEDCAYVRNHGKNSWMDFRCSASFHWICEKTLNCKKTCSGGWSEFNCSCYIRSQSSGSWDAARKDCRDRGADLVVVDSPEEQTFLSMITTKRVWLGLTDEEQEGTWKWVDGTPLTLSYWGSTQPDNGGEEDCAHVYSGEDMTMNDCSCSTSLKWICEKAPDYCIVS, from the exons ATGGAGGAAATATATTTGAAACCTGATAACCGAACATCTTCAACAAATCACAGGG gTCGAAGGAGCTCTAAGAGGAGTTTCTGTTTAGTTGGTATTCTCTCTCTTTGCCTGTTGGGTGCTTTCCTGCTGGCTAGACTGATCACTTTTGGTATTTCCT ATCATAACTGCTTACATGATTCAGCTGATCATCTGccagaaataaagaaacaactTTCTTCAATGACTGAGGAGAGAGACCTGCTGACTGAAAAGACCAAAGAGCTGAGAACGCTGCTATGTTTGTCCAATCAGT ACAAAACATGTCCTGTAGGATGGAGCAAGTTCAATCATAGATGCTATCTCCAATCGGAAAGGTCTGATTCGTGGGATGCAGCCAGAAAGAACTGTACAGACGAAGAAGCCGATCTGATAGTCATTGACAGCCCCGAAGAAGAG ACTTTCCTCTCTACAATCATCAATGAAGAAACTTGGATTGGTTTGAATGACAAAGAACAGGAGGGAACATGGAGATGGGTAGATGGTACTCCACCGACTCTGAT GTACTGGGCATCGAGTCAACCTGATGATGGTGGAGTTGAGGACTGTGCTTATGTCAGGAATCACGGCAAAAATTCTTGGATGGACTTTCGATGTTCAGCTTCTTTTCATTGGATCTGTGAAAAAACACTAAACTGCA AAAAGACATGTTCTGGAGGATGGAGCGAGTTCAACTGTAGCTGCTATATCCGGTCTCAAAGCTCTGGTTCCTGGGATGCAGCCAGAAAGGACTGCAGAGACAGAGGAGCAGACCTGGTGGTTGTTGACAGCCCTGAAGAACAG ACCTTTCTCTCTATGATCACCACAAAAAGAGTTTGGCTTGGTTTGACTGATGAAGAACAGGAGGGAACATGGAAATGGGTGGATGGAACTCCACTGACTCTGTC GTACTGGGGATCGACTCAACCTGATAATGGTGGAGAAGAGGACTGTGCTCATGTCTACAGTGGTGAGGACATGACCATGAATGACTGTTCATGCTCAACTTCTCTTAAATGGATCTGTGAAAAAGCACCAGACTACTGTATTGTTTCTTGA